The genomic window CCTGATCGCCCTGGTGGTGCTGCCCCGCACCCGCGCCTCGTCCGGGGCGGCCGCGGCGCCACTCGCCGACTGAACGGGCGAGGAGGCCGGCCCGCGCAGCCCGGAGGCGGGCTGACCTCGCAGAGTCCCCGATGTCTGACGCCGTGTGAGATCGCGGAGCGGGTCATGTCATCATTGGTCACGCACAGTGCAAGCCCGAAGTGCGCGACGCCCGGCGCACGACGGCGTGAGCACGGCAGAACCACCGTCACCAGCTGTTCCGGTTCGATTCACCGCGAGGAGCACTCACCATCATGTCCACGCAGGTCAACATTCCCGGTTACGACGCCGGCACGTGGGTGATCGACTCCGCCCGCTCCGAAGTCGCCTTCCACGTGCGCATGCTCGGTTTCATGAAGTCCCGGGGCACCTTCGATGACTTCGAGGGCACCATCGTGATAGCCGCCAACCCGCTCGACTCGTCGGTGAACGCGGTCATCAGGTCCGCGTCGGTGAACACCAAGAACAAGAAGCGCGACCAGGACATCCAGCACGCCGGATACCTGAACGTCGAGCAGTACCCGACGATCACCTTCAACTCGACCGGGGTGCGCGCCGACGGCGACGACTTCCTGGTCGACGGCGACCTCACCGCCCTCGCCGTCACCAAGCAGGTGACGCTGAGGCTGGCGGCCAAGGGCTCGGAGACCGGCACCGACGGGCAGCCGGTGGCCCGCTTCACCGCCGACACGCAGCTCAGCAACAAGGAACTCGGCGTGACGAAGGGCTCCTCCTTCATCAACGACACCACCACGGTGGTGCTGGAGATCGTGGCGACCAAGCAGGCCGCGGCCGCGCCGGCCGCCGCCGTGCCGGACGAGGCGGCGCTGGGCGAGGCCGAGCAGGCCTGACCGCCGCGGTGAACGGGGGAGGGGACCGGCATCGGTCCCCTCCCTCACTGCTTCAGCGCCCGGTCCACCAGCGCCCCGGCCGCCCCGGTGTAGGCGGCGGGATCGAGCAGCGCGGCCAGTTCCGCCCGGCTCACCACCCCGTCGAGTTCCGGCAGTTCGGCCAGCACGTCGGCCAGCGGCCGGGACGCCCGCGCGGCCCGCAGCGAGGCGTCGGCCAGCAGTTCCTTGGCGGCGGCCTTGCCCAGCCGGGGCGCAAGCACCGCCGACACCCGCTCGGCTGCGATCGCGCCACCGGTCGCCGCGAGGTTCGCGCGCATCCGCCCGGGGTGCACGGTGAGCCCGGTGACCAGCTCGACGGCGGTGTACGCGGCCCCGCCGGTCAGCCGCAGGCACTCGCGCAGCGGCTGCCACTCGGCCTGCCACAGGCCGGCCGCGCGCTCGTCCTCGGCCGCCATGCACTGCGTCAGGACCGAGGCCAGCGCCGGGACCTGGACGGCGGCCGAGCGGATCAGCGTGGCCAGCACCGGGTTGCGCTTCTGCGGCATCGCCGAGGACACGCCCCGTCCCGCCCCGGCGGGCTCTGCCACCTCGGCGATCTCGGTCCGCGCCAGCACCAGCACGTCCGCGGCGATCTTGCCGAGCGCGCCCGCGGTGTGCGCGAGCACGGCGGCCAGGTCGGCCATCGGCGTCCGCAGGGTGTGCCAGGGCAGCACCGGCACCGCGAGGCCCGTCTCGTCGGCGAAGGCGGCCACCAGGTCCGCGACGGCGGCCGGTTCCGCGCCCTCGCCGGCGTACTGGTGGTAGCCGGCCAGCGTGCCCGCCGCGCCGCCCAGCGACACGGGCAGCCCGCCGCCGGCCACCCGGTCGAGCCGCTCGGCCGCGTCGAGCACCACCTGCCGCCAGCCCGCCGCCTTGAGTCCGAAGGTGGTGGGCACCGCGTGCAGCGCCAGCGTGCGGCCTGCCATCACGGTGTCCCGGTGCGCCGCGGCCGTGCCGGCCAGCGCGTCGGCCACCGACCGCAGGTCGGCGCCTATCAG from Streptomyces sp. NBC_01198 includes these protein-coding regions:
- a CDS encoding YceI family protein; this translates as MSTQVNIPGYDAGTWVIDSARSEVAFHVRMLGFMKSRGTFDDFEGTIVIAANPLDSSVNAVIRSASVNTKNKKRDQDIQHAGYLNVEQYPTITFNSTGVRADGDDFLVDGDLTALAVTKQVTLRLAAKGSETGTDGQPVARFTADTQLSNKELGVTKGSSFINDTTTVVLEIVATKQAAAAPAAAVPDEAALGEAEQA
- the pcaB gene encoding 3-carboxy-cis,cis-muconate cycloisomerase; this encodes MTAADPAALDAGLLSPVRAGTPVEAAVSDTAWLQAMLDAEAALVRAQVRCGTVPAHAAASITAAARAEHLDVRELALAARETANPVVGLVKALTAVVAAQSPEAAEYVHRGSTSQDIFDTGAMLVAARALRLIGADLRSVADALAGTAAAHRDTVMAGRTLALHAVPTTFGLKAAGWRQVVLDAAERLDRVAGGGLPVSLGGAAGTLAGYHQYAGEGAEPAAVADLVAAFADETGLAVPVLPWHTLRTPMADLAAVLAHTAGALGKIAADVLVLARTEIAEVAEPAGAGRGVSSAMPQKRNPVLATLIRSAAVQVPALASVLTQCMAAEDERAAGLWQAEWQPLRECLRLTGGAAYTAVELVTGLTVHPGRMRANLAATGGAIAAERVSAVLAPRLGKAAAKELLADASLRAARASRPLADVLAELPELDGVVSRAELAALLDPAAYTGAAGALVDRALKQ